The genomic window TTTGCCTACTAGTTCCAAGACATAACATTCTCTTTCTTCAAATAGTTCTTCACGAATTATTTTAGAAGAATAGTTGTTAACTAAGTCGCTTTCTTCTAAATAATCTTCATAAGAAAGGTCTGATCCACTTACTGATTGTTTCAGCATATGTCCTGCAATTTTTATAATTCGGTCAGCCATTGGAGAATATATCCAGAGCTCATCTTCAATTTTTAACATTTTTGTTCCCTTTTCACGAGCGGGCGACAAATATTCAGTAAAAGCTAATTTGCCTTTCTCTGCAGACCAAGATTTAGCAGAAATACTCCTACTAAATCTAAGGTCGTGAATAATCATTGTTGATTCAGAAATTTGGTTAAGACCTTGAAAATTATTATCAACTTTTTGC from Candidatus Margulisiibacteriota bacterium includes these protein-coding regions:
- a CDS encoding outer membrane lipoprotein-sorting protein is translated as MKIFAQIILLLSFCFALTGPEILQKVDNNFQGLNQISESTMIIHDLRFSRSISAKSWSAEKGKLAFTEYLSPAREKGTKMLKIEDELWIYSPMADRIIKIAGHMLKQSVSGSDLSYEDYLEESDLVNNYSSKIIREELFEERECYVLELVGKKEGLSYPVQKIWVDKERFLPLKSEQFAKSGELLKRSVINEVFKVANRWYPKRMTYKDMLKTGKGTEFVVDSIKFDQSIPAHTFTKANLRR